In Glandiceps talaboti chromosome 16, keGlaTala1.1, whole genome shotgun sequence, a single window of DNA contains:
- the LOC144447425 gene encoding riboflavin kinase-like, which produces MLCMLRRFPVSPVVHLSIRFGSLYGKMKMPLPYFCRGEVIKGFGRGSKELGIPTANFPENVVDNLPADITTGVYYGWARVDNGSVHKMVMSVGWNPFYKNKKKSMETHIMHKFEDDFYGSVLSIIMVGYVREEKNFNSLDELIKEIQSDIAEAGSQLDKPENIEFKTSNFFKQKELINHVQEDPNSV; this is translated from the exons ATGTTGTGCATGTTGCGACGATTTCCGGTATCGCCagttgtacatttatcaattcGCTTCGGGTCGCTGTATGGGAAAATGAAGATGCCACTGCCTTACTTCTGTCGTGGGGAAGTCATCAAAGGTTTTGGAAGAGGAAGTAAAGAACTAGGTATACCTACAG ccAATTTTCCAGAAAATGTTGTTGACAACTTACCAGCAGATATAACAACTGGTGTTTACTATGGCTGGGCTAGGGTGGATAATGGCAGTGTACATAAAATGGTGATGAGTGTTGGTTGGAATCCTTTTtataaaaataagaaaaagtCAATG GAAACACATATAATGCATAAATTTGAAGATGACTTTTATGGCTCAGTTCTAAGTATTATAATGGTTGGGTATGTTAGAGAAGAAAAGAATTTTAACTCATTAG ATGAACTTATAAAAGAAATTCAGTCCGATATAGCAGAAGCAGGATCACAGTTGGACAAACcagaaaatatagaatttaaaaCATCAAATTTCTTTAAACAAAAAGAACTGATAAACCATGTTCAAGAGGATCCCAatagtgtataa